From one Pseudomonas sp. S35 genomic stretch:
- the tssE gene encoding type VI secretion system baseplate subunit TssE, with the protein MVTEIASRDRLQPSLLDRLTDDDPTNPKESADKRVLSLTQLKASVLRDLAWLLNTTSLLDADATLHTQAGTSVVNYGLPALAGNSVSSVDIKALEALIYQAIATFEPRILRHTLRVKARVGHGEMNHNALSFEIEGDLWAQPVPLRLLLQTDLDLESGHVRVVNADQRRRP; encoded by the coding sequence GTGGTAACTGAAATCGCTTCCCGCGACCGTCTGCAGCCGTCCTTGCTGGACCGGCTGACCGACGACGATCCAACCAATCCCAAGGAAAGCGCCGACAAACGCGTGCTGTCCCTGACCCAATTGAAAGCCTCGGTGCTGCGCGACCTGGCGTGGTTGCTCAACACCACGTCGTTGCTCGATGCCGATGCCACGCTGCACACACAGGCCGGCACCTCGGTGGTCAATTACGGCCTGCCGGCGCTGGCGGGCAACAGTGTTTCCAGTGTCGACATCAAGGCCCTGGAAGCCCTGATCTACCAGGCCATCGCCACCTTTGAACCACGCATTTTGCGCCACACCCTGCGCGTCAAAGCCCGGGTCGGCCACGGCGAGATGAACCACAACGCCCTGAGTTTCGAGATCGAAGGTGACCTGTGGGCGCAGCCGGTGCCGTTGCGCCTGTTGCTGCAAACCGACCTGGACCTTGAGTCCGGGCATGTGCGCGTGGTGAACGCCGACCAGCGGAGACGCCCATGA
- the tssF gene encoding type VI secretion system baseplate subunit TssF: protein MNPRLLELYNQELHHVRESAAEFAKEYPKIASRLTLSGMDCADPYVERLLEGFAYLTARVQLKLDAEYPTFTHNLLEIAYPHYLAPTPSMTVVQLQTDPDEGSLASGFPLPRDTVLRAALGRETQTCCEYRTAHPVTLWPLQVSNAEYFGNPAAVLGRLAASEPKAKAGLRLTLRTGAELPFNSLDLDSLPLYLSGADEQPFRLYEQLLGNACAVFARKPGGDWVERLPQDALRSRGFDDADAAMPVVARAFQGYRLLQEYFALPHRFLFVEFAELSRAVKRCDGQELELIVLFDRHEPSLEGSVGAAQFLPFCTPAINLFPKRVDRIHLSDRVNEHHVIADRTRPMDFEIHSLSGITGHGTGPEQPFLPFYAVRDPSRYGRDQAYYTVRREPRVLSSDQRRNGPRSTYVGSETFVSLVDSRQAPYGHDLRQLGVTALCTNRDLPLFMSVGNGKTDFTLADSAPVLAVRCVAGPSRPRASHAHDAKAWRLISQLSLNYLSLSEQGQGAGALRELLRLYGDSNDAALQLQIEGLREVSSKAVTRRLPMPGPIVFGRGLEITLEFDENAFRGTGVFLLGAVLERFLARYVSINSFTETVIRTTERGEIMRWKAKPGRRPTL from the coding sequence ATGAACCCGCGCCTGCTGGAGCTGTACAACCAGGAACTGCACCACGTGCGCGAAAGCGCCGCCGAGTTCGCCAAGGAATACCCGAAGATCGCCAGTCGGCTGACGTTGTCCGGCATGGACTGCGCCGACCCTTACGTCGAACGCTTGCTCGAAGGCTTTGCCTACCTCACGGCCCGCGTGCAGCTCAAACTCGACGCCGAGTACCCGACCTTCACCCACAACCTGCTGGAAATCGCCTACCCGCATTACCTGGCGCCCACGCCGTCGATGACCGTGGTGCAATTGCAGACGGACCCCGACGAAGGCTCCCTGGCCAGCGGTTTCCCGCTGCCCCGCGACACCGTACTGCGCGCAGCCCTGGGCCGCGAAACCCAGACCTGCTGCGAGTACCGCACCGCGCACCCGGTGACGTTGTGGCCGTTGCAGGTGAGCAACGCCGAATACTTCGGCAACCCTGCCGCCGTGCTCGGCCGCCTGGCCGCCAGCGAGCCCAAGGCCAAGGCCGGCTTGCGCCTGACCCTGCGCACCGGCGCCGAATTGCCGTTCAACAGCCTCGATCTGGACAGCCTGCCGCTGTACCTCAGCGGCGCCGATGAGCAACCGTTCCGCCTTTACGAGCAACTGCTGGGCAACGCCTGCGCGGTGTTCGCACGCAAGCCCGGTGGCGATTGGGTCGAGCGCTTGCCCCAGGACGCACTGCGCTCCCGCGGTTTTGACGACGCCGACGCGGCCATGCCGGTGGTAGCGCGGGCGTTCCAGGGCTATCGGCTGTTGCAGGAATACTTCGCCCTGCCCCATCGCTTCCTGTTCGTCGAATTCGCCGAGCTGAGCCGTGCGGTCAAACGCTGCGACGGCCAGGAACTGGAGCTGATCGTACTGTTCGACCGCCACGAACCGAGCCTGGAAGGCAGTGTCGGCGCGGCGCAGTTCCTGCCGTTCTGCACGCCGGCGATCAACCTGTTCCCCAAGCGCGTGGACCGTATCCACTTGTCCGACCGGGTCAACGAGCACCATGTGATCGCCGACCGCACACGGCCGATGGATTTCGAGATTCACTCGCTCAGCGGCATCACCGGCCACGGCACCGGGCCAGAGCAGCCGTTCTTGCCGTTCTACGCGGTGCGTGACCCGTCCCGTTATGGCCGTGATCAGGCCTACTACACGGTGCGTCGCGAGCCCCGCGTATTGTCCAGCGACCAACGTCGCAACGGCCCGCGTTCCACCTATGTGGGCAGCGAAACCTTCGTCAGCCTGGTGGACAGCCGCCAGGCGCCCTACGGCCACGACTTGCGCCAACTGGGCGTGACGGCGCTGTGCACCAACCGCGATTTGCCGCTGTTCATGAGCGTGGGCAATGGCAAGACCGACTTCACCCTGGCCGACAGCGCCCCAGTGCTGGCCGTGCGCTGCGTCGCCGGCCCAAGCCGCCCGCGCGCCAGCCATGCCCATGACGCCAAGGCCTGGCGCCTGATCAGCCAGTTGTCGCTCAACTACCTGTCTTTGAGCGAGCAAGGCCAGGGCGCCGGTGCGTTGCGCGAACTGCTGCGCCTGTACGGCGACAGCAACGATGCGGCGCTGCAATTGCAGATCGAAGGCCTGCGCGAGGTCAGCAGCAAAGCCGTGACCCGACGCCTGCCGATGCCCGGCCCGATTGTGTTTGGCCGTGGCCTTGAGATCACATTGGAATTCGATGAAAACGCGTTTCGCGGCACCGGCGTGTTCCTGCTCGGTGCGGTACTGGAGCGCTTCCTGGCACGCTATGTGTCGATCAACAGCTTTACCGAAACGGTGATCCGTACCACCGAACGCGGCGAGATCATGCGATGGAAAGCCAAGCCCGGGCGGCGCCCGACCCTGTGA